The region CCAGAAGGTGAAAATGGGCTGATTACTTTGCTTAGAACGGCATCTATTTTGGGCAATGGTCAGATGCAATTCAGCTATGTTGATAACGAAGTACTGAAAAAGGCCCAAATGGAACCGGACAAGTATCGGGATTTAATCATTCGGGTGGCCGGTTACAGTGCTTATTTCGTAGAGCTGTGCAAGGAAGTACAGGATGAAATTATCAGCAGAACGGTATTAGATCACTTT is a window of Peptococcaceae bacterium 1198_IL3148 DNA encoding:
- a CDS encoding glycine radical domain-containing protein; translated protein: PEGENGLITLLRTASILGNGQMQFSYVDNEVLKKAQMEPDKYRDLIIRVAGYSAYFVELCKEVQDEIISRTVLDHF